In Micromonospora sp. NBC_01813, the following are encoded in one genomic region:
- a CDS encoding enoyl-CoA hydratase-related protein, which produces MTESLLVDRNGAVVTLTLNRPESLNSLDVTLKEALREVLAELAADQGCRAVVLTGAGRAFCVGQDLREHVETLESGTTDPLVTVREHYNPIATRLAGLPKPVIAAVRGSAAGAGASLAMLADFRIGGPRTSFLMAFANVGLAADTGASWALPRLVGYPKAVELTLLAQPVPAAEAHRIGLLSQLVDDDEQILPVAQQLAERLAAGPTIAYGAIKRQLAVGASGTLAEALAAEEQAQGICGGTVDHRQATAAFVAKQRPVFDGH; this is translated from the coding sequence GTGACCGAGTCGCTACTCGTCGACCGCAACGGTGCGGTCGTGACGCTGACCCTGAACCGTCCGGAATCGCTCAACTCGCTCGACGTCACGCTCAAGGAGGCGCTGCGGGAGGTGCTGGCCGAGTTGGCGGCCGACCAGGGCTGCCGGGCGGTGGTGCTCACCGGCGCCGGGCGGGCGTTCTGCGTCGGGCAGGACCTGCGTGAGCACGTCGAGACGCTGGAATCGGGCACCACCGATCCGCTGGTGACCGTGCGGGAGCACTACAACCCGATCGCCACCAGGCTGGCCGGGCTGCCCAAGCCGGTGATCGCCGCCGTCCGGGGCTCCGCCGCCGGTGCCGGTGCCTCCCTCGCCATGCTGGCCGACTTCCGCATCGGCGGGCCACGGACCAGCTTCCTGATGGCGTTCGCCAACGTCGGCCTGGCGGCCGACACCGGCGCGTCCTGGGCGCTGCCCCGGCTGGTCGGCTACCCGAAGGCGGTCGAGCTGACGCTGCTGGCGCAGCCGGTGCCGGCGGCCGAGGCGCACCGCATCGGTCTGCTCAGCCAGTTGGTCGACGACGACGAGCAGATTCTCCCGGTCGCCCAGCAGTTGGCCGAGCGGCTGGCCGCCGGGCCGACCATCGCCTACGGGGCGATCAAACGCCAGCTGGCGGTCGGCGCGTCCGGCACCCTCGCCGAGGCGTTGGCCGCCGAGGAGCAGGCGCAGGGGATCTGCGGGGGCACCGTCGACCACCGGCAGGCCACCGCCGCGTTCGTCGCCAAGCAGCGCCCCGTCTTCGACGGCCACTGA
- a CDS encoding DNA-3-methyladenine glycosylase I produces MPPAPATSPAVAAGLSVGVDGLARCAWGAGSDEYRRYHDQEWGRAVRGDDALFERLTLEAFQSGLSWLTILRKREAFRAAFDGFQIAKVAGYGDGDVERLLADAGIVRNRSKIEAAVANARAALDLPTSLTELLWSHAPPPRPARPASMAEVPAVTPGSTSMAKALKRHGFRFVGPTTAYALMQATGMVDDHVAGCHVAPPVGA; encoded by the coding sequence CTGCCGCCGGCACCGGCGACCTCTCCTGCTGTCGCCGCCGGGCTCAGCGTCGGCGTGGACGGGCTGGCCAGGTGCGCCTGGGGGGCCGGGTCCGACGAGTACCGCCGCTACCACGACCAGGAGTGGGGCCGTGCGGTACGCGGCGACGACGCGCTCTTCGAGCGGCTCACGCTGGAAGCCTTCCAGTCAGGGCTGTCCTGGCTGACGATCCTGCGTAAGCGGGAGGCGTTCCGGGCCGCGTTCGACGGCTTCCAGATCGCGAAGGTCGCCGGGTACGGCGACGGCGACGTCGAGCGGCTGCTCGCCGATGCCGGCATCGTGCGTAACCGGTCCAAGATCGAAGCGGCGGTGGCGAACGCGCGGGCCGCGCTCGACCTGCCCACCAGCCTGACCGAGCTGCTCTGGTCGCACGCCCCGCCGCCGCGCCCGGCCCGGCCGGCGTCGATGGCCGAGGTGCCGGCGGTGACCCCCGGGTCGACCTCGATGGCCAAGGCACTGAAGCGGCACGGTTTCCGGTTCGTCGGGCCGACCACGGCGTACGCCTTGATGCAGGCGACCGGCATGGTCGACGACCACGTCGCCGGCTGCCACGTGGCACCACCGGTCGGTGCCTGA